A genomic window from Vanessa atalanta chromosome 7, ilVanAtal1.2, whole genome shotgun sequence includes:
- the LOC125065094 gene encoding membrane alanyl aminopeptidase-like, whose amino-acid sequence MTFFRKLALLPVLLTLVKSDFPLDIEEPILRNNAGDEIYRLPEDLDPIHIKVEMTPYFEAEDNKEAFTFDGLVELTVRAVKDNVSSLVIHENVREILALTVTNEAGIPLALDLLRPFERIREHHFLKINLREGITLVNSVIYKLSIQYIGNINETPLSRGVFRGSYKGSDGKIHWYAASHLQPTNSRQFFPCFDEPGFKSTFDIIVNRPENFTQTYSNMAIKEEISIGNRRKEIFHTTPRMSAYLVTVHISEEFTVIADNNNAAASYRILARPNAQGQGEYALEVGPPITRWLEEYFDIPYYTMAENMKNDQIASPDWASGATENWGLVSYRELRLLYEEGETNALDKMTIGTITAHELAHKWFGNLITCRWWDNVWINEGFASYFEYFAMDGVDPSMELEDQFNIRYLQSALSSDASASTRALKHTVNSPAQVTGHFSGISYTKGASFLLMLKHFLGEQTFRRALNYFLVERAYQHAFPSDLFSSFEKAVAVDNVFNGNLDIAQIMRYWVEEPGYPVLNVNVNMANGSITLTQERFFISPSATQTQQVWPLPLTFTTGNNPDWNNLTPSHVMLGRTMEIQKDPGHEWVIFNVQQKGIYRVNYDTHTWEMIADALKNKDSNIHHLNKAQIVDDVFALMRSERMSYDLGFKVLDFLKEETNYYAWFPAISGFNWLRNRFLHLPDTLRQFDEILYDFLDAVIKDLGYDVEVGEPLTRTLNRFTVLSFACDIGHEGCVNNAITKFNALVADGISVNPNLRRHVFCQGLLNGGLEAWRFLYQRRLNSNNQADEAAMLRSLGCTTNEQAIQEYLQMILSDDLKAQDSVNAFTFLLMGNRGNAKIVLQFVKDNVESIVKKVVLPTWFANVLSNLAAYMDEEGLNDMEQWLRANQASVPSAQTGLSAIVSARANMRWGSDRAQTVLRAARGSATVAVPATILLLTTSIALMLR is encoded by the exons ATGACGTTCTTTCGTAAGCTGGCGTTACTGCCAGTTTTACTAACATTGGTTAAATCAGACTTCCCACTTGATATAGAGGAACCAATACTAAGAAATAATGCCGGAGATGAAATCTATAGACTTCCGGAAGATCTTGATCCTATTCATATTAAAGTTGAAATGACTCCGTACTTTGAAGCTGAAGACAACAAGGAAGCCTTTACGTTCGATGGTCTTGTTGAATTAACTGTTCGA GCAGTTAAAGATAATGTTTCATCACTGGTCATTCATGAGAATGTCAGAGAAATACTGGCATTAACAGTAACAAATGAAGCTGGTATTCCATTAGCTTTGGACCTATTGAGGCCGTTTGAGAGAATTCGTGAACaccatttcttaaaaataaacctgAGAGAGGGAATAACATTGGTCAACTCGGTAATTTACAAATTGAGTATTCAATATATTGGTAATATTAATGAGACTCCCCTGAGTAGAGGTGTCTTCAGAGGTAGTTATAAAGGCAGTGATGGAAAAATTCA TTGGTATGCTGCGTCACACTTACAGCCGACTAATTCGAGACAATTCTTTCCCTGTTTCGACGAGCCCGGTTTCAAATCAACTTTCGATATTATAGTAAATCGCCCCGAAAATTTTACACAGACTTACTCAAACATGGCGATTAAAGAAGAGATAAG CATAGGAAATCGTCGTAAAGAAATATTCCATACAACACCGAGAATGTCAGCGTATTTAGTAACGGTTCATATCAGCGAAGAATTTACTGTAATCGCAGATAATAACAATGCTGCAGCTTCTTACCGTATTCTCGCAAGACCCAATGCTCAAGGTCAAGGTGAATACGCACTGGAAGTAGGACCACCGATAACTAGGTGGCTTGAGGAATATTTCGATATTCCATATTATACGATGGctgaaaatatgaaaaacgATCAGATAGCATCTCCAGATTGGGCATCTGGTGCTACTGAAAATTGGGGATTAGTTTCATACAG ggAACTACGTCTGCTTTACGAAGAAGGCGAGACTAACGCTTTAGACAAGATGACAATTGGAACTATCACCGCTCACGAGCTTGCTCATAAGTGGTTTGGAAATCTTATCACTTGCAGATGGTGGGATAATGTTTGGATCAATGAAGGCTTTGCTAGCTACTTTGAATATTTTGCTATGGATGGT gtGGATCCTTCAATGGAACTAGAAGATCAATTCAACATTAGATACTTGCAAAGTGCTTTATCGTCTGACGCGTCAGCTTCGACAAGAGCTCTAAAGCATACAGTGAATTCACCAGCTCAAGTCACGGGACATTTTAGTGGCATCAGTTATACAAAAGGAGCTTCATTCTTACTAATGTTAAAACATTTCCTCGGCGAGCAGACGTTTAGGAGAGCCTTGAACTATTTCCTAGTTGAaag ggcATATCAGCACGCTTTTCCTTCAGACCTATTCAGTAGCTTCGAAAAGGCTGTCGCAGTGGACAATGTTTTCAATGGAAATTTGGACATTGCTCAGATAATGCGGTATTGGGTAGAAGAACCTGGATACCCCGTGCTCAATGTTAATGTTAACATGGCAAATGGGAGTATAACGCTGACACAG GAGCGATTCTTTATCAGTCCGTCGGCGACGCAGACCCAGCAAGTGTGGCCATTACCTCTTACGTTCACAACGGGCAATAACCCTGATTGGAATAATCTCACCCCATCACATGTTATGCTCGGTAGAACAATGGAAATCCAAAAAGATCCAGGACATGAATGGGTCATATTTAATGTGCAGCAAAAAG gtATTTATCGAGTCAATTACGATACTCACACCTGGGAAATGATTGCTGATGCTCTTAAAAACAAAGATTCAAATATTCATCACTTGAATAAAGCACAA ATTGTCGACGATGTATTTGCTCTTATGAGGTCTGAACGTATGTCATACGATTTAGGCTTCAAGGTTTTGGATTTCCTTAAAGAGGAAACGAATTATTACGCATGGTTCCCAGCGATTTCTGGTTTCAACTGGCTAAGGAACAGGTTCCTACACTTGCCTGACACCTTAAGGCAGTTTGAC GAAATTCTTTACGACTTCTTGGACGCCGTTATCAAAGACTTGGGCTACGATGTCGAAGTTGGGGAACCCCTAACTAGGACATTGAACCGTTTCACTGTACTTTCATTTGCTTGTGATATCGGTCATGAAGGATGCGTCAACAATGCTATCACGAAGTTCAACGCATTAGTCGCAGACGGAATCag TGTTAATCCTAATCTAAGGAGGCACGTCTTCTGTCAGGGTCTATTAAATGGTGGACTCGAGGCTTGGCGTTTCCTTTACCAGCGTAGACTTAACTCAAACAATCAAGCTGATGAAGCTGCAATGCTTCGGTCCCTCGGTTGTACCACCAACGAACAGGCTATTCAaga ATATTTACAAATGATCCTCAGTGATGATCTGAAAGCTCAAGACAGTGTTAATGCCTTCACATTCCTCTTAATGGGTAACAGAGGAAACGCTAAAATAGTATTACAATTCGTTAAAGACAATGTCGAAAGTATCGTCAAGaa AGTCGTCCTACCAACATGGTTTGCTAATGTCTTAAGTAATCTTGCGGCCTATATGGATGAAGAAGGTCTTAACgat